In Columba livia isolate bColLiv1 breed racing homer chromosome 8, bColLiv1.pat.W.v2, whole genome shotgun sequence, a single genomic region encodes these proteins:
- the METTL18 gene encoding LOW QUALITY PROTEIN: histidine protein methyltransferase 1 homolog (The sequence of the model RefSeq protein was modified relative to this genomic sequence to represent the inferred CDS: substituted 2 bases at 2 genomic stop codons): MDFRFNFVIDGNKNNEPDTQDKMDLKLCSPKHKQESTKKSKRATETVADSSPRLGTDKHQDETPKFCFKAAKEHKIPEDLENVLENKVMKTASDLYYTSTAAVEMRCLDGANEEGVISKGVSSHSDLIPGVYEGGLKIWECTFDLIDYFSEAKIXFTNKAVLDLGCVAGLLGIVALKGKAEKVHFQDYNSTVIDEITLPNAVANCINALSGVNRKISKPPSKRPKKAEXLLPAALNKCRFFLGKWSEVSKLLLSSKPVSKYDIIITSETIYNPNYYSALHDTLAQLLDKNGRVYLAGKVLYFGVGGGIYVFEKFIEERNVFRSSIVKIIDKGLQRCIMEMAFKDSS, encoded by the coding sequence ATGGATTTTCGATTTAATTTTGTTATtgatggaaataaaaacaatgaacCTGACACTCAGGATAAGATGGACTTAAAGTTGTGCTCACCAAAACACAAGCAGGAATCCACAAAAAAGAGCAAGAGGGCTACTGAGACTGTAGCAGATTCCAGCCCTAGGCTGGGTACTGATAAGCACCAAGATGAGACACCAAAGTTCTGCTTTAAAGCTGCCAAGGAGCACAAGATTCCTGAAGATCTTGAGAATGTATTGGAAAATAAAGTCATGAAAACAGCATCAGACCTGTATTACACAAGTACAGCTGCAGTGGAAATGAGGTGTTTGGATGGTGCCAATGAAGAAGGGGTCATCTCTAAAGGTGTTTCTTCTCACTCTGATCTCATCCCTGGAGTCTACGAGGGAGGACTGAAAATCTGGGAATGCACCTTTGATCTCATCGATTACTTCTCTGAGGCCAAAATATAGTTTACCAATAAGGCTGTATTGGATCTTGGCTGTGTGGCTGGACTGCTGGGAATAGTTGCCTTAAAGGGTAAAGCTGAAAAAGTCCATTTTCAGGACTACAACAGCACAGTGATTGATGAAATAACCTTGCCCAATGCAGTGGCTAACTGTATAAATGCACTCAGTGGAGTCAACAGAAAAATTAGCAAACCTCCTTCAAAGAGGCCCAAAAAAGCAGAATGACTCTTACCTGCTGCACTCAACAAATGCAGGTTTTTTCTTGGGAAGTGGTCTGAAGTCAGCAAGCTCCTGTTAAGCAGCAAACCTGTTTCAAAGTATGATATAATCATCACATCTGAGACTATCTATAATCCCAACTACTACAGTGCTTTGCATGATACGCTGGCTCAGCTCTTGGATAAAAATGGCCGTGTGTATTTGGCAGGCAAAGTACTTTATTTTGGGGTTGGTGGTGGCATCTACGTCTTTGAGAAATTCATTGAAGAGAGAAATGTGTTTAGGAGCAGCATAGTTAAAATAATTGATAAAGGACTGCAGCGATGTATTATGGAAATGGCCTTTAAAGATTCCAGTTAA